One Setaria viridis chromosome 3, Setaria_viridis_v4.0, whole genome shotgun sequence DNA window includes the following coding sequences:
- the LOC140222275 gene encoding uncharacterized protein: protein MWIAHDFARTPQVSHAPPSRRRSQSPSLWRGRGRGHGRAQWELPIVVHRTVKEASASVQYPMLTKTNYPEWVVMMRINLQAQGLWAAIDPGGIEYGEDRLALAAIARSVPTEMVNLIGKKETAKEAWEAVKVIRMGVERVRVSNTQKLRRDFNNIAFKDGEGIDDFSMRISGLADNLRLLGDDIDDSEVVRKILQVVPDRFMQVAISIETLLDIEDMSVEEVTGRLRAVEQRLEARAAAAELGSRLLLSSREEDLIRRMRKRDKGGAGGSSFSGGAAPSHRAMKPPRHGDGNAKKGDGGGKPLDKDQCKYCKKTGHWARECRKRQRDMAANAALLAKRQLAMMTNQLF, encoded by the coding sequence CGCGCCCCCGAGCCGACGACGGTCGCAGTCACCATCGTTGTGGCGCGGGCGCGGACGTGGGCATGGGCGTGCTCAGTGGGAGCTCCCCATCGTCGTACACCGCACGGTGAAAGAAGCATCAGCGTCAGTCCAATATCCGATGCTCACCAAGACCAACTACCCGGAGTGGGTAGTGATGATGAGGATCAATCTGCAGGCCCAAGGTCTCTGGGCAGCCATTGATCCGGGCGGCATCGAGTACGGCGAGGATCGGCTGGCGTTGGCAGCGATCGCTCGCTCCGTCCCTACTGAGATGGTCAATCTCATCGGCAAGAAGGAAACAGCAAAGGAAGCGTGGGAGGCTGTCAAGGTAATTCGCATGGGCGTCGAGCGTGTGCGCGTGTCGAACACGCAGAAGCTTCGGCGGGACTTCAACAATATCGCTTTCAAGGATGGGGAGGGCATCGATGACTTCTCCATGAGGATCTCTGGACTCGCCGACAACCTGCGTCTCCTCGGCGACGACATCGACGATTCGGAGGTCGTGCGCAAGATACTCCAGGTTGTCCCAGACCGCTTCATGCAGGTGGCGATCTCTATCGAGACGCTGCTCGACATCGAGGACATGTCCGTCGAAGAGGTCACAGGGCGCCTCCGGGCCGTCGAGCAACGACTcgaggcgcgcgcggcagccGCGGAGCTGGGATCCCGTCTCCTCCTCTCGTCCAGGGAGGAGGATCTCATCAGGCGGATGCGCAAGCGAGATAAAGGGggagccggcggcagcagcttcAGCGGTGGCGCGGCTCCATCGCATCGTGCCATGAAACCGCCCAGGCACGGGGACGGCAACGCAAAGAAGGGCGACGGCGGAGGTAAACCCCTTGACAAAGATCAGTGCAAATACTGCAAGAAAACAGGGCACTGGGCCCGGGAGTGCCGCAAGCGGCAGCGGGACATGGCGGCCAATGCGGCGCTGCTAGCGAAGAGGCAGCTGGCGATGATGACGAACCAGCTCTTTTGA